The sequence CAACTAGAGACGACCGTCTCTATTTCGAGGATAACATATATATTTCTAAGCATTAATCCAACCGTTATATGCCGATTTTTTATTTTcacaaaaaatcatcaaaatttttCATCGACATATTCCTTGTTTTAAGTCGTTTCAATCAAAATTCTTTTCAATTTTTGTATCGTAATTTGGAAAATGAGGAATTGCAGACAGTTGGAAATGTTCCTTGCAAATTTCACCGTTAATAGCAATAACTAAAGATGAGGTATTTTATGTCGGACGGAATTTATTCAGCGTGACCAACTTAAATTCATCATTTCAGTAAGTTACTCGAAGCCGAGGAGCACCATGATAAAAGTCATTTTAATGGGAAGCATTTGGCATATAGGAAGGATGTTGGACGAgcatttggaattttgaagaggaaaTTTCATGATTTGTGTACCATATCGTTTGTTTAAACCAATAGAAATGAGCAGGGTTATGTTTACCTGCATCATTTTACATAATAGGGTAATTGGGGAGACCCGACGGGATACCAGTTGGACAAGTTATCCAGATAAAAATCTGAGGAAATAAGTTCAACTCCTTAATGGTGTTCCCGACGGGATACCAGTTGGATGATCCCACTGCGCACAATTGGGATGAATTTGTAAGAAGAAATTCTCACATGATTTAGTCTATTTATGATTTGTGTAATCTGATTTGTGTAGTTTGGATTAAACAAACATTGAAATTGGAATAAGGTTACAATGAATTTAAACTAAAAACTAACAATTGCATCCAGAATTTAAAACTCAAACTAAACAAGTGAAATGGAAATACTTTCATTTTCATCTAAGTCATCTTCATCAAGATAAATGTTAACTGTTACTCGTCATTGTCGTTCCTTATGTGCTTTAACTTGAATAATTTCATCCTTCCATAAGCGTTGTTGTGCATCATTCATTCTGTACATGTCCAATCGCATGATTTCTCTCATGCACGCATTGAAAAAATTTTGATCGACCAACTTACGACCTTTCCTCATTTCTGAAACCATTTTTTGACGTCTACTACTATTTTAACAatatccattttttttcttcaaaaaattcttGAAGGTTGTTGATAAGACCACGTTTTATGGTTCAAGTCAACGGTGTTGATCCGTTAGGTCATTCAAGCATATTTGGCGCCTATAATCCTTTATATGGATAAAGTCTCTCAAAATTATGGAAATCACACTGGCTAGCAAGTGTCATACGCGGGAAGCACACAAGTCCAACGGAGGCACGAGGCATTGGATAAATGtcaattacaaataatatttgtttaggtgttttattatttttgaaatatttattttattaggatTAGTATTgctttcttattttccaagtaatAAGCCTTCTCCATTCAATAATAATAACaagaaaaatattaaacaaaTTGCTACCCTTTGGTTtattgatttctttgaatttgcTGGCCGTTGATCAAGAAACAAATTGTTTCTTATCAAATGTATTCCGAAGTTGATGATTGTTCGGCATCTTGAACTTCCTTTATGTTTTTTTCCCTCTTTTGACACCTATTTCATCAGGTCTATTTGCATTTCCATTAACATTAAGACTAGAATTACCACGTGGGAAACCTCCAATATTGGGACTAGGATTTGAGCTTATTTCCGGTGAATAATAAGGAGACCCATGTTGCTGAGAAATATTTGCAGTCTCGTAAGATGATTCTTTTGGTACTTGAAATCCATTTAAATGATCATGATTATATCGGTTCAGCTTTCTAAGGATGTGGAAACATGCTTTGTGCTTGAAACTCGAAGAGTATTTTTTTGGCATTCCTCCCAAGATTTTACTTGTTGCAGTTTGAATATTTTTAACTTAGTTATTAATTCCAATAAACATAACACGTTTTCAATATCAATCAAACCATTTGAAACACGAATTACTAAATTGACTTCAGTTTCACCGCTCCCTATTTAACGAACCATTTGCATCATTAAAGCAACCCAACTGTTCATGTCTTTGTTGATTACATTAAAACGACTTGGCAATCCCGAAACTTCAAGTTTTTGAATATTCCAGTTTCTTGACAAACAAAAATTATGAATTTTCCCCTAAAGAATATTATGATGTTGTTGGCCACCATTGATAGAATCAAGCGTAAATGTTACATAATCTAGCATTATCTTCACTGCAAGTTTTTGCTGATGACATGTTTTCTGTTGAAGTATTTTGGGTTTGTGATGAATTGACCATCTTTTTGcaaaacttttttttattttgatatagATATTAAGAGGTTGAGAGTGAAAGTTTAAGTTGAAAgtgataatataaaaaaaaaattgggtgtaGAAGTTATGATTTTAGAGTCGAAAATAACTGAACTTATCGAAAATTACATCAAAACCAATAGATGAACCTAGCTGTTATCCACTCAAAGACGACCAAATGTCTCGGTATGAGACGAGCCACGTCTCGGTCGAGGCTCAGCCTCACTTAAGATGATTATCCTAGCACGATGCGATCGACAACTTGAGACGGGATGGGCTAACCTCTAACATCCAAATTTGAGCATTTGTCCATCCAATTTATGTGTGTTTCTGGTCCCACTAATGGGATTTGCCCTTAACAAACATGAGAATCCACTCAAAAATGACTTCACAACCGGGCTGTATAAAATTGGGCCCCCACGATAAAACACTGGCCTACCTCGTCCTTCGTATTATACCCGTCTCTCTCCTCTGAGTCGAGCCAGTTACGACTCGCAACAAATTAGGTTTTCGAAAAACAGGAAAAAAAGGGAAAGGACGAACAGATCGGAGCAGATGCAGATCGTCGCAGCAAACTAGGCCGATCCCTGTAACTGtaagttttttcctttttttttcactaattttcattttccagatAAAACCTTCCCTAATTTTCAGAGAAGAAGAGAATCTTCAAGAACTCCATTTGTATTCTATGATTCTAAATAGCGCTCCACCTCATAATTAAGCTGTTTTCCTAATTATTAGGTTTTCTTTCCAAATAATTAGTGTTTTCTCCTTAGTTCTCGATTTTTAAGAATTATTAGGGGTTTATTTAGGGTTCAGTTCTAGAAATCATTCAATTCACAGTTCCAATGGTTTGTGTTGTCTCTTCGATGAGGGAGTTGCACGTTCCACGGTGCAGCTCCTCATCCAAGGGATGCAAGCACGCTGATGGTCATACTGGACCTATAAGGCTGCTGGAAGCTTCTCTGCAGGGAACCTCTTGCTACGCATCACCATGGTATGCGTAGTTGTTGTTACACTAAATGCTGTGTAactgtttttgtttgtttgtttgaatgTAGAAGGTGAACTAGGAGAGTGTAAAAGCTGGTCTGTCAAGAGTTTTAAGAGATGCCTCCACATAGATCGGGAGGAACGGTTGACCCTGGATGGGAGCATGGATGTGCTCAAGATAACAATAAGAAGAAAGTCAAGTGTAATTATTGTGGGAAAGTAGTAAGTGGTGGGATATTTAGGTTCAAGCAACATTTAGCTAGGATTTCAGGTCAAGTTACATACTGCAACAATGCGCCAGAAGAAGTTTGTTTGAAAATGAAAGAAATTTTGGAAGGATGTCAATCTATTAAGAAGCAAAGGCAGATATCAGAAGAGGAAGAGCAGGCGACATTGCCTTGGCATTCTAATGAGGATTACGAGATAGAAGAAAGTCCGGTTGTTAGTAAACAGAAGCTGAGGCAAGTCATTGCGAATGATAAGAGCACGGTTATGCACAAGACTCCTCTACGGTCACTTGGATATACTGATCCTGGTTGGGAACACGGTGTTGCACaagaagaagggaaaaagaaGGTGAAATGCAACTATTGTCAAAAAGTTGTTAGTGGTGGTATAAACAGGTTCAAACAGCATCTAGCTAGGATACCTGGAGAAGTCGCTCCGTGCAAAAATGCTCCAGAGCAAGTATATCTTGATATGAAAGAGAACATGAAGTGGCATCGTACTGGCAGGAAAAATCTAAGACCCGATACTAAGGAAACAGCAAGTTTCTACATGCACTCAGATAATGATTATGTACCGGAGGAAGAACAAGACGAAGATCTTGTAGATTATGGTAGTCCAACAAAGTTATTAGCTTATGAAAAAAGCTTGGAGAGGGACACAAACAGGAGAGTTAGGCGTAGACCTGCTGATAATGAAGCACAACCAAAACGATCAAAATTGGATACTATCAGTCATAAGATGCTGACAAACAATACACCAGTATCACAGCCATCGGCCAATGTGATAAAAGTAAAGCTAGGATCTTCTATAAGAAATAGCAAGGAAGTTACATCGGCGATTTGCAAATTTTTCTATCATGCTGGAATTCCTACAAATGCAGCCAGTTCTCCATACTTCCAGAAGATGCTGGACTCGGTTGGTCAATATGGTCAAGGCTTGAAAATCCCTTCTAGTGAACATATAGCTGGTCAGTTTCTCGAGGATGAAATTGCTGAGATTAAGAAGTACTCTGTGGATATTAAGGGTCATTTTACAAGTTTTGGCTGTACTATTATGGCTGATAGCTGGAAAGATTCACAAGGGCGAACACTAATCAACTTCTTTGTATCTTGTCCACGTGGCAGATACTTtgtttcttctgttgattcgaCCGATATCGTAGAAGATGCTGAAAATTTGTTCAAGTTGTTGGACGGAGTAGTAGAAGAGATCGGCGAGGAACATGTCGTGCAGGTAACTAAATTTCCTTACTGTTTGCTCTTTGAGGGCTTCCCTTTCTTTGAGTACATTGAATTTCATTGTGGTTTATTGATTAACAGCCTTATGTGTTCACTGATCGAAAATGTAGGTTATAACCGATAATACTGCAACTTATAAACTTGCTGGGAAAATGCTCGAGGAGAAGAGGAAGAGTTTGTTCTGGACACCATGTGCTGCCTCTTGTATTGATCAGATGCTAGAAGATTTTGTGAAGATTAAGTGGGTAGGGGAGTGCATGAACAATGGCCAAAAGGTTACAAAGTTCATCTATAACCGACCATGGCTGCTAAATCTAATGAAGAAGGAATTTACAAGGGGTAGGGAACTTCTTAGTTCCGCTCATACGAGGATTACGTCTGGTTTTGCTAATTTGCAAAGATTATTGGAACATAGGAATGAcattaaaagaatgtttcaatcagaTAAATGGGTTTCATCCCGCTTTTCTAAACTGGATGAAGGCAAGGGAGTTGAGAATATTGTCTTAAATCCTACGTTttggaagaagatgcaatttGTAAAAAAATCTGTAGAGCCTATCTTGCAAGTGCTTCAGAAGTTGGATACTGAAGAACGACTGCCCATGGCATCTCTTTACAATGACCTTTACAAGGCTAAGCACACGATCAAGTCTATCCATGGTGATGATATCCAGAAATACGGACCATACTGGGGAGTGATTGAAAACCATTGGAACCCATTCCATCATCCTCTGTATATGGCAGCTTACTTCCTTAATCCATCGTGCCGTTATCGTCCCGATTTCGACAATGTAAGAGAATCTACtttgataacaatttttgcaagttATGGTTTTAATTGCGATTAAATCTTATACTACCCTACAAAATTGTAGCATCCCGAGCAGTCCGAGATCATTCGTGGACTAAATGAATGTATTTTTCGACTAGAGCCAGATCCTTCAAGGAGAGTTTCTGCATCTAAGCAGGTACCAGTGTTCTCAGTTTAATTGGTTTCTTGTTATTTCAGTCATTTTCAACTTTCAGTTAGAAGCATTTCATCGAACAGTGAGTATCCTTGTTTCAGATTATTGAATTTACTGCTGCGAAAGCTGATTTTGGGATGGAGTTGGCTGTAAGCTTAAGAACAGAACAGGATCCAGGTGACATTTTCATTTGTATAACTGCtcaatttttcataaaattacTTCACCTCTCTATTTATAATCTTTAATTGGTACTTTCCGTTTTCATCATGGTTTTCTTTTTGACAGCTACATGGTGGGAACACCATGGAATTAGTTGCCTAGATCTTCGACGGATAGCCATGCGCATATTAGGCCAGACGTGCTCAGCCTTTGGCTGTGAACATCACTGGAGTATATATGACCGGATTCGTTCAAAGACACACAACCttgttgcaaacaaaagattgaaTGACTTAATATATGTTCATTACAACTTGCGTCTTAAGGAACGCCATACAAAAAGAACAGTCAACAACTCTACCTCACTTGACACTATGCTGCTAGAGAACCTATTGGGTGACTGGACTGTGGAGTCTGAGAGACCAACCTTGCAGGAAAACAAGGTATTTGTTAATGGTCAATTCTGTTAGCAGttcttcttttagatttcttatgTCCGGGTAATTGCAGTTTCTTCTGCGACAAACGTAATGGAAACACTTTTAACTTTTTTGGTTACAGGAGATTCTCCTTGATGAGACAGAACAGGGAGAAACTGATGAAAACGAAGCTAATCTTGATGTTCACTCGGGTTCCATGATCGAGTCTTTGGAGGTTCAACCAGTTGTCGAAGTCACCGCGAAAGTCGAAGATGAAGATCTTAATTTACTCGATGATTTGACTGATTAATTGGTAAATGAGTGAATCTCACATAGAACAAGGATAGTTTAACGTAGGATACATATTGAAATAAACTTTGTAACATAAGAATATTGGCTTGTGAACTGAATTTGATTTAGAGAGAGGGAGATACTGAATGTAGTTTGTTGTATGATTGTATGTTCTTATCCGATTCTATGTTGGTTCATATCATTCAGCACGGGCCCTCAGTTACAAAACGTAGAAGCCTCCTAATCTAATTTATGCTGATATTTGCTTATACTAAAGCTACTAAGAAgatattttcaacttttgtgCCGAGCTAGATTTTCTGTGTTCATCAAAGATGCTCGACTGCTTGAATGGAGAAAGAAGAATATTACGACGAGAATGACTAATATGTAATAGCATAATAGCGTCAGTAGTGTGAGAACTGTGTTTCTATGACAATGAGAGTGCAGTATGTGAGAGTCGCACGTGTAAGAGTGTTTGAGAATTGAGTCCAGTATATAATCATGTCTCAGTCCCGTAAACAATCAATCTTtctcttatcaattcaattgattaaatCGTCTCAATACAATGTGGACATTCATTCATTGAATGttaacatggtatcagactcGGAAATCATGAATTTCTGAGGGTATCGATCCAACTTTTCCACTGATTCACCTGAATCTCCATCTCCTGCTGatgttcatcaacaacatcttacAACTCTGATTGTTCTTCATCAAAAATCCACAGATTGTTCTTCATCCTACAAAGAATTACATCTCAGATCTAGATTACTTACAACAACATCTTCCAATTTCATCCTCAACCAAAGATTTCCATCGTAATTAGCTTGTTTTTGCAGCTAATTTCTTCATCAAGATCTGCTGCTCTTGATTCCTGATGCCGAGATAGTCTGAGCGTGTTCTAGTCCGCTACATTACGGTCTAGTTAGGGCGAAAACTTAAAGTCGTTCCACCGATTGGATTCAGCAGAAGATTGAGAAGTTGTTGGTATCATATCTTACTTCAAGGCAGTCCTCACATATGTGTTGAAGAATCTTGCGTTTTACATGATGTTTCTGAGTTTGATTTTCGTATTGGAGTTGGATTGTACGGATCAACAGGTTTGAGTTCTTctaattttcattaattctgTTCATAGAGTTTGTTTTCATGGAACTAGTATGCAGTTGTGATTATTGATAGTTAATTAGTGTGAGGTTGTATTTGATCCTGAtgctaccaaaacaagtttcggttctacctccatgtgagtactgtgcatagtcaaactagttaccaaaactcggttgactaggtactaggatcggtggtgtggttttaaaagaacctacaacttagacctgcaagtatacagggtcagttgtagtgagtgaggtaagaaggggtttgtcctcagggacttggtgtgtgtagttgaatctaggCTTTTGCTTAATTGATTTCAGAGTATTTTGGGCAGTGATTGAAAGCAAAAAGCACAGCAGTGCAAAGCAGTGTGTAAAGGAGCAAAGATA is a genomic window of Papaver somniferum cultivar HN1 unplaced genomic scaffold, ASM357369v1 unplaced-scaffold_137, whole genome shotgun sequence containing:
- the LOC113334769 gene encoding uncharacterized protein LOC113334769, yielding MPPHRSGGTVDPGWEHGCAQDNNKKKVKCNYCGKVVSGGIFRFKQHLARISGQVTYCNNAPEEVCLKMKEILEGCQSIKKQRQISEEEEQATLPWHSNEDYEIEESPVVSKQKLRQVIANDKSTVMHKTPLRSLGYTDPGWEHGVAQEEGKKKVKCNYCQKVVSGGINRFKQHLARIPGEVAPCKNAPEQVYLDMKENMKWHRTGRKNLRPDTKETASFYMHSDNDYVPEEEQDEDLVDYGSPTKLLAYEKSLERDTNRRVRRRPADNEAQPKRSKLDTISHKMLTNNTPVSQPSANVIKVKLGSSIRNSKEVTSAICKFFYHAGIPTNAASSPYFQKMLDSVGQYGQGLKIPSSEHIAGQFLEDEIAEIKKYSVDIKGHFTSFGCTIMADSWKDSQGRTLINFFVSCPRGRYFVSSVDSTDIVEDAENLFKLLDGVVEEIGEEHVVQVITDNTATYKLAGKMLEEKRKSLFWTPCAASCIDQMLEDFVKIKWVGECMNNGQKVTKFIYNRPWLLNLMKKEFTRGRELLSSAHTRITSGFANLQRLLEHRNDIKRMFQSDKWVSSRFSKLDEGKGVENIVLNPTFWKKMQFVKKSVEPILQVLQKLDTEERLPMASLYNDLYKAKHTIKSIHGDDIQKYGPYWGVIENHWNPFHHPLYMAAYFLNPSCRYRPDFDNHPEQSEIIRGLNECIFRLEPDPSRRVSASKQIIEFTAAKADFGMELAVSLRTEQDPATWWEHHGISCLDLRRIAMRILGQTCSAFGCEHHWSIYDRIRSKTHNLVANKRLNDLIYVHYNLRLKERHTKRTVNNSTSLDTMLLENLLGDWTVESERPTLQENKEILLDETEQGETDENEANLDVHSGSMIESLEVQPVVEVTAKVEDEDLNLLDDLTD